The Algoriphagus sanaruensis genome window below encodes:
- a CDS encoding cytochrome c3 family protein, with amino-acid sequence MTKAWLFLSLLFWTSISWAQLSPGDLSKGHSKWEGMKNCTQCHTIGEKISDQKCLDCHKEIKTLIDQDRGYHASKEVAQKTCVDCHSEHHGLNFDLDRFDQKKFNHNLSGFELEGAHVQVDCRDCHKPDLIKSPEIKKLEGTFLGMGITCLDCHDDYHQNTLDKNCTECHNQNDWAPADLFDHNQADFKLKGAHVEVDCKDCHQETTRNGKPFQEFSGIKFANCVDCHEDVHEGNLGNSCTECHTESSWNRLKQGNKFDHNLTSFPLEGLHVQVDCKECHTSGNYTRNLKHQKCMDCHKDYHEGDFADTSPVPDCNSCHTLTEPFTYTTYGLDEHQNSSFPLMGSHEATPCFSCHISEDKWEFADLGTSCVDCHENIHQEFISEKFYPNQNCLSCHSENSWSEVKFDHAQTAYPLEKAHEDVSCKSCHIQGDSFNSNYSNQKFSGLSQNCVDCHTNPHGNQFGLPESVDCTSCHTLLPGWDAGNFDHANTQFPLEGKHIEVDCASCHTPTQVPNQPEQILYKIKKFECRDCHS; translated from the coding sequence ATGACAAAGGCCTGGCTCTTTCTTTCATTGCTTTTTTGGACTTCCATTTCATGGGCCCAGTTGTCTCCTGGTGATTTATCCAAAGGTCACAGCAAATGGGAAGGCATGAAAAATTGTACCCAATGCCACACCATCGGTGAAAAAATTTCCGATCAAAAATGTCTGGATTGCCACAAGGAAATCAAAACCCTAATTGATCAAGATCGAGGATACCATGCTTCGAAAGAAGTAGCGCAAAAAACCTGCGTGGATTGTCACAGTGAGCATCACGGACTGAACTTTGACTTAGATCGATTTGATCAAAAGAAATTCAACCACAACCTCAGCGGCTTCGAACTAGAGGGCGCGCACGTTCAAGTGGATTGTCGGGATTGTCACAAGCCCGACCTAATCAAAAGCCCTGAAATCAAAAAATTAGAAGGTACCTTTTTGGGGATGGGTATTACCTGTTTGGATTGTCATGACGACTACCATCAAAACACCCTAGATAAAAATTGCACGGAATGTCATAATCAAAACGACTGGGCTCCTGCTGATTTATTTGATCATAATCAGGCTGATTTTAAACTGAAAGGTGCTCACGTCGAGGTTGATTGCAAAGATTGCCATCAGGAAACTACCCGAAACGGCAAACCATTTCAGGAATTTTCAGGAATCAAATTCGCCAATTGTGTGGATTGCCACGAGGATGTGCACGAAGGGAATTTGGGAAATTCTTGTACCGAATGCCACACCGAATCGAGTTGGAACCGTCTAAAGCAAGGCAATAAATTTGACCACAACCTCACCTCCTTTCCGCTAGAGGGGCTTCATGTACAAGTAGACTGTAAAGAATGTCATACTTCGGGAAATTATACCCGAAATCTGAAGCACCAAAAATGCATGGATTGTCATAAAGACTATCACGAAGGAGATTTTGCGGATACTAGTCCGGTCCCAGATTGCAACAGTTGCCATACCCTTACTGAGCCATTTACTTACACCACCTACGGACTAGACGAACACCAAAATTCCTCATTTCCTTTAATGGGAAGTCATGAAGCCACTCCTTGTTTCTCCTGTCACATCAGTGAAGACAAATGGGAATTTGCAGACTTGGGAACTTCCTGCGTCGATTGTCATGAAAACATCCACCAGGAATTTATCTCGGAGAAATTTTATCCCAATCAAAACTGCCTGAGCTGCCATTCGGAAAACAGTTGGAGCGAAGTAAAATTTGATCATGCACAGACTGCCTATCCCTTAGAAAAGGCGCATGAGGACGTTTCTTGTAAATCCTGCCATATCCAAGGAGACAGTTTCAATTCAAACTACAGTAATCAAAAATTCTCTGGCCTGAGTCAAAATTGTGTGGATTGCCATACCAATCCCCATGGCAATCAATTTGGACTTCCTGAATCAGTGGATTGTACAAGTTGTCATACCCTTCTTCCAGGTTGGGATGCGGGCAATTTTGATCACGCCAACACCCAGTTCCCATTAGAAGGAAAACATATTGAAGTAGACTGTGCGTCTTGCCACACACCTACCCAAGTACCGAATCAGCCAGAACAGATCTTGTATAAAATCAAAAAATTCGAATGCAGAGACTGTCATTCTTAA
- a CDS encoding methyltransferase family protein, with protein MALQEELESQGNWLFKYRSFLPLVILILAIPIYLRRDLHPEEYLFYREEYASFLIYFGLAVGLAGLIIRIYTVGHTPKNTSGRNTKEGQLADTLNTTGIYSVVRHPLYLGNFLMWLGPAILTGHLWFILSFILMYWVYYERIMFAEEQFLRKKFGDQYLEWSQQVPAFIPKWKGFKKSNLHFSWKKVLRKEKNGLFALFLIFCAFDICGVLIHNKPEINLFLASFTTFTGILYFVLKVLKRKTTLLNEVDR; from the coding sequence ATGGCATTACAAGAAGAATTAGAATCCCAAGGAAATTGGCTTTTCAAGTACCGAAGTTTCTTACCACTAGTCATTTTAATTTTAGCAATCCCAATCTATCTCAGAAGGGATTTGCACCCTGAAGAGTACCTCTTCTATCGCGAGGAATATGCATCCTTCTTAATCTATTTTGGCTTGGCAGTTGGTTTAGCAGGATTGATCATCCGGATTTATACCGTTGGCCATACTCCAAAAAATACCTCTGGTAGAAACACCAAAGAAGGGCAGCTTGCAGACACCCTTAATACAACCGGAATTTATTCTGTAGTCAGGCATCCGTTATACTTGGGCAATTTCCTCATGTGGTTAGGTCCTGCTATTCTTACCGGTCACCTTTGGTTTATTCTATCCTTCATTTTAATGTATTGGGTCTACTATGAGCGGATTATGTTTGCAGAGGAGCAATTCCTCAGAAAAAAATTCGGTGATCAATACTTGGAGTGGTCCCAGCAGGTGCCAGCTTTCATCCCAAAATGGAAGGGGTTTAAAAAATCAAACCTTCATTTTAGCTGGAAAAAAGTCCTTAGAAAGGAAAAAAATGGACTTTTTGCCTTGTTTTTAATTTTCTGCGCCTTCGATATTTGCGGAGTTTTGATTCACAACAAACCAGAAATCAATCTCTTTTTGGCCAGCTTTACTACCTTCACAGGAATTCTTTATTTCGTACTGAAAGTATTAAAAAGAAAGACAACCTTATTAAATGAAGTGGATAGATAA
- a CDS encoding NAD(P)-binding domain-containing protein, which produces MDFLIDLLLETWFIYTVTFLICFGLVFFYMVHEKNKSKEIQKKIEEAKELGRFEPISLHPFIDLDSCIGSGACVRACPEEDVIGVVNGKASVINATSCIGHGACFHACPVEAISLRIGTETRGVDLPHIQPNYETNIPGIFIAGELGGMGLIKNSIEQGVQAINYLSEKRLPSTPGRLDLIIVGAGPAGIGAGLNALQRGLTFEILEQDSLGGTVFTFPREKVIMTRPVDLPIYGKVKFFNTSKQEVLTFWKTLIKDHQITVREHTKVESILPLPEGGFRIKAANGEEFEANQILLALGRRGTPRKLNIPGEDLPKVFYRLLEPEHFQNMDILVVGGGDSAVESAMLLMDTNRVTLSYRSEKFARIKPQNQKNLENAIEKGKLQVILNSEAREIKEKSVLLWKKDQNTQETIPNDRVFIFAGGELPLPFLKNIGINVEKKFGKVVRVHKSKSKKS; this is translated from the coding sequence ATGGATTTTCTGATCGATCTATTATTAGAGACTTGGTTTATTTATACCGTCACCTTCCTGATTTGCTTCGGGCTGGTGTTTTTTTATATGGTCCATGAGAAAAATAAATCCAAAGAAATCCAGAAGAAAATAGAGGAGGCAAAAGAACTTGGCCGATTTGAGCCGATTTCACTTCATCCCTTTATTGATCTCGACTCTTGCATAGGAAGTGGCGCTTGTGTTAGAGCCTGCCCTGAAGAAGATGTAATTGGTGTAGTCAATGGAAAGGCCAGTGTCATCAATGCGACCAGTTGCATTGGTCATGGGGCCTGCTTCCACGCATGCCCGGTAGAGGCTATTTCGCTTCGAATAGGCACAGAAACCCGAGGAGTAGATTTACCTCATATTCAGCCCAATTATGAAACGAATATCCCCGGAATATTTATTGCTGGAGAATTGGGAGGCATGGGCTTGATCAAAAACAGCATTGAGCAGGGTGTACAGGCGATCAATTACCTTTCTGAAAAACGACTTCCTTCCACTCCAGGTAGATTAGATCTTATTATCGTAGGCGCTGGGCCTGCAGGTATCGGAGCGGGACTAAATGCGCTGCAACGAGGATTGACCTTTGAAATCCTCGAACAAGATTCTCTGGGAGGCACGGTCTTTACTTTTCCTCGGGAGAAAGTCATCATGACCCGCCCGGTGGATTTACCGATTTACGGGAAGGTGAAATTCTTCAATACTTCCAAACAAGAAGTGCTGACCTTCTGGAAAACCTTAATCAAAGATCATCAGATCACCGTTAGGGAACACACCAAGGTAGAATCCATCCTTCCATTACCCGAAGGCGGATTTAGAATCAAAGCTGCAAACGGAGAGGAATTTGAAGCCAATCAAATCTTACTTGCTTTGGGTCGAAGAGGTACTCCTAGAAAACTGAACATTCCAGGGGAAGATTTACCAAAGGTTTTTTATAGACTCCTCGAACCTGAACATTTTCAAAACATGGATATTCTGGTCGTAGGAGGTGGAGATTCTGCTGTGGAATCAGCCATGCTTCTCATGGATACCAATCGAGTGACCCTTTCCTATCGAAGTGAAAAGTTTGCCCGTATCAAGCCACAAAACCAAAAAAATCTGGAAAATGCGATCGAAAAAGGAAAACTCCAGGTGATCCTGAATTCTGAAGCCCGAGAAATTAAAGAAAAGTCGGTCCTTCTCTGGAAAAAAGACCAAAATACGCAAGAAACAATACCAAATGATCGGGTATTTATCTTCGCTGGAGGGGAACTTCCGCTTCCTTTCCTGAAAAACATCGGCATTAATGTCGAGAAAAAGTTTGGCAAAGTAGTCCGGGTTCATAAAAGCAAATCCAAGAAATCATGA
- a CDS encoding toxin-antitoxin system YwqK family antitoxin, whose product MRKIISLGLLAITLFFGACTTVIDGEKDQKYITKTKGIVYFKGIPFTGKLINHHKNGQLKGFVFFVDGERDGDYEQFYEDGTLKEEGQYRSGEKHDEWQEYYESGNLKTVENYSDGTRTGRWEGYYDNGNLQGYIYFKMGERDGKAESFYEIGQLRDLNNYVDGSKDGLWEAYFEDGKLKSRKTFKMGTEVGLSEEYNEVGFPVSKINRNEDGKYHGKFEKFHENGKPQEKGTYENGIRVGLWEEYYSSGQVKSRYTLKINPENSRNSFYDGLYERFYENGQLEEKGNYLNGKRDGIHEEYYENGNLYKRINYKEGNYEGIYESFNSDGSLSYRTTY is encoded by the coding sequence ATGCGAAAAATAATTTCTTTAGGCCTACTAGCTATTACCCTATTCTTTGGTGCTTGTACCACTGTGATCGACGGGGAAAAAGATCAGAAATACATCACCAAAACAAAAGGGATTGTTTATTTCAAAGGAATCCCATTCACTGGAAAACTAATCAATCACCACAAAAATGGACAGTTGAAAGGCTTTGTCTTTTTTGTAGATGGGGAACGAGATGGTGACTATGAGCAATTTTATGAAGACGGTACACTAAAAGAGGAAGGACAATACCGGTCAGGAGAAAAACACGATGAATGGCAAGAATACTATGAATCTGGAAACTTGAAGACCGTAGAAAATTATTCAGACGGAACTCGTACAGGAAGATGGGAAGGGTATTATGACAATGGAAATCTTCAAGGGTACATTTACTTCAAGATGGGTGAAAGAGACGGAAAAGCAGAATCTTTCTATGAAATTGGCCAACTCAGAGATTTGAATAATTATGTAGATGGAAGTAAAGATGGATTATGGGAAGCATATTTCGAGGATGGAAAACTAAAATCCAGAAAAACCTTCAAAATGGGTACTGAAGTCGGTCTTTCAGAAGAATACAATGAAGTCGGATTTCCAGTTTCGAAAATAAACCGAAACGAAGACGGTAAATACCACGGCAAATTTGAAAAATTCCATGAAAACGGGAAGCCTCAAGAAAAAGGAACTTACGAAAATGGAATCCGAGTAGGTCTTTGGGAAGAATATTATTCGAGCGGACAGGTGAAGTCACGATACACCCTAAAAATAAATCCTGAAAACTCGAGAAATAGCTTTTATGATGGACTATATGAGCGATTTTATGAGAATGGCCAATTAGAAGAAAAAGGAAACTACCTCAATGGAAAACGAGATGGAATCCATGAGGAGTACTATGAAAATGGAAACCTGTACAAAAGAATAAATTACAAAGAAGGGAATTATGAAGGAATCTATGAATCTTTTAATTCAGACGGAAGCCTTTCATACCGAACTACCTATTGA